The proteins below are encoded in one region of Ferroplasma acidiphilum:
- a CDS encoding uroporphyrinogen-III synthase, translating into MDTSKYIITTRPGIKFKPVKTQCIDILNIPLTSIQARNFDENIGKELIQAKPGVIVLTSSFGAMEFFKNYYKFTVNPDFVAIGEKTAGIIRKYAGNVKVPTVKDSYGVLDLLSGYENTDIALFRSNESNNIIRESLTRRGVKYHEYHVYDVIQLENTGLKDSFLSSSCNGILVTSSMEARIFRETIGTYTGGKKIYSIGKITTSTLESLGYKVSLTGNSDFEAMIEKIDKENCNSGEWI; encoded by the coding sequence ATGGATACTTCTAAATACATAATTACTACACGGCCTGGAATTAAATTCAAGCCTGTAAAAACTCAATGCATAGATATATTGAATATACCTCTCACTTCCATCCAGGCACGCAATTTTGATGAAAATATAGGTAAGGAATTAATTCAGGCAAAGCCAGGGGTAATAGTGCTTACAAGTTCATTTGGAGCCATGGAATTTTTTAAAAATTATTATAAATTTACAGTAAATCCGGATTTTGTAGCAATAGGGGAAAAAACTGCGGGCATAATAAGAAAATATGCCGGAAATGTAAAGGTTCCAACAGTAAAAGATTCATACGGGGTACTGGACCTGCTTTCAGGGTATGAAAATACAGATATTGCCTTATTCAGAAGCAATGAATCCAATAATATTATCAGGGAATCTTTAACCAGAAGGGGTGTAAAATACCATGAATATCATGTATACGATGTAATACAGCTGGAAAATACAGGATTAAAGGACTCATTTCTTTCATCCAGTTGCAATGGAATATTAGTTACATCATCTATGGAGGCGAGGATATTTAGAGAAACTATTGGAACCTATACCGGTGGCAAAAAAATTTATTCAATTGGGAAAATAACCACTTCCACACTGGAATCACTTGGATATAAGGTATCATTAACAGGAAATTCTGATTTCGAAGCCATGATAGAAAAAATAGACAAGGAAAACTGCAATAGCGGGGAATGGATTTGA
- the rpoA2 gene encoding DNA-directed RNA polymerase subunit A'' — MMSLVWRDTKKNVEQIAQNAPCGYAIDYMPEGKFDTAYISTDKVNVDYEVKISGISKYEPADDLIFKRKTGLKAILKIDSIRKIDRVPISEFDMEKGFKELASFAMGEKFQVDYKEKEAFHLSTEATSIMEDAESRGYKIPVSIANKLVKYRKAFPDSKYEKLLERVDKELRKREIDPFEAVGIIAAQSIGEPGTQMTMRTFHFAGVVEMNVTLGLPRLIEIVDARRIPSTPSMTIYLTEKYRKDENKVRELIKNLENTTIIDVAEIVTDVGNMELTIRMDSNKSRDRLVSIGDILSALEKRKGIIFAQVDDSNISIKLQQESFKSLYQVQEQLKSTPIKGVNKISRAIARIDPKEDAWVIYTQGSNLREVLNIEGVDSNRTTTNDIIEIENVFGIEAARNAIYREAENTLSEQGLNVDKRHLMLVADMMTFSGAVRAVGRQGISGRKSSVLARAAFEITSKHLLKAGLLGEIDPLAGVAENIIVGQPITLGTGAIDLVYRGNKK; from the coding sequence ATGATGTCACTGGTATGGAGAGATACAAAGAAGAATGTTGAACAGATCGCACAGAATGCACCGTGTGGCTATGCAATAGACTATATGCCTGAAGGAAAATTTGACACCGCTTATATTTCCACTGACAAAGTGAATGTTGATTATGAGGTAAAAATATCAGGTATTTCAAAATATGAACCTGCCGATGACCTTATTTTCAAAAGGAAAACAGGCCTTAAAGCTATACTGAAAATAGATAGCATAAGAAAAATTGACAGGGTACCTATCAGTGAATTTGATATGGAAAAAGGTTTTAAGGAACTTGCCTCATTTGCCATGGGGGAAAAATTCCAGGTGGATTACAAGGAAAAAGAGGCATTCCACCTTTCCACTGAAGCAACAAGTATTATGGAAGATGCAGAATCACGGGGATATAAAATTCCTGTTTCAATAGCAAATAAACTTGTAAAATACAGAAAAGCTTTTCCTGACAGCAAATATGAGAAACTTCTTGAAAGGGTTGACAAAGAATTAAGAAAAAGGGAAATAGACCCATTCGAGGCTGTTGGAATTATTGCTGCGCAGAGCATAGGTGAGCCCGGTACACAGATGACAATGAGAACGTTCCACTTTGCAGGAGTGGTAGAAATGAACGTTACCCTAGGGCTTCCAAGGCTTATTGAGATCGTGGATGCGAGGAGAATACCCAGTACTCCATCAATGACTATATACCTGACAGAAAAATACAGAAAGGATGAGAATAAAGTCAGGGAATTAATCAAGAATCTGGAAAATACCACTATAATAGACGTTGCCGAAATTGTAACTGATGTGGGCAATATGGAGCTAACGATCAGGATGGACAGCAATAAGAGCCGTGACAGGCTTGTGTCTATAGGTGATATACTCTCTGCCCTTGAGAAGAGAAAGGGAATAATTTTCGCTCAGGTTGATGATAGCAATATTTCCATTAAGCTTCAACAGGAATCGTTTAAGTCACTATACCAGGTCCAGGAACAGCTAAAGTCAACCCCCATAAAGGGAGTTAATAAAATAAGCAGGGCCATAGCAAGGATAGACCCGAAGGAAGATGCATGGGTAATTTATACACAGGGGTCAAACCTGCGGGAAGTACTGAATATTGAAGGCGTAGACTCAAACAGGACAACTACAAATGACATAATAGAAATAGAAAACGTCTTTGGTATTGAAGCTGCTAGAAATGCTATATATCGTGAGGCAGAGAACACACTTAGCGAGCAGGGGTTGAATGTTGATAAAAGGCATTTAATGCTTGTAGCTGATATGATGACCTTCTCAGGTGCGGTAAGGGCTGTGGGAAGGCAGGGAATTTCAGGACGGAAGAGCAGTGTCCTTGCAAGGGCAGCCTTCGAAATTACGTCAAAGCACCTTCTTAAAGCAGGGCTTCTCGGTGAAATAGATCCTCTGGCAGGCGTTGCTGAGAATATTATAGTAGGACAGCCTATAACACTGGGGACCGGTGCTATAGACCTTGTCTACAGGGGAAATAAAAAATAA
- a CDS encoding APC family permease, with protein MADSISEKTVIANSKLQDKRLKKALNTWDLYFLSLGGIIGSGWLFAAAASAGTTGPAAILSWIIGGVIVLFIALVYAELGSMIPRTGAISRYGHYSHGGVAGLFFGWTYFLSAVSVPAIEAEAVITYASSYIKGLSYSAPNPINPSATVALLTGLGILLAAILIVAFFALNYAGVRIMGKTNTGMTWWKLIIPSITIVMLAFLVFHTSNFTSPALGGFLPGNNSATIFEAVSTDGIVFSFLGFRQALDYGGEAKTPQRSIPRATIFSVLTGIVVYVLLQVVFIGAIDPTKLAAAGGWFGLVSSTPTTYAASVVAAPFAFLAKSSGIFALVVLTYVLYADAYVSPAGTLNVYAGTSTRTLFGLAEIGYFPKQLSVVSKKTHVPVLPIILSVIIGIIFLAPFPSWYALVGLITGATAFTYIVGGSALMVLRREADALKRPFKLPFAKILAPIAFIGATLIVYWSGWPTIPYLAIGIFLGIVVYLIILATHKVENVFTKENIKAGWWVPGFILVLTLLSYLGEGDYGGTNTLPYPYDFVVVIIVAIIFYLISIRSGYRTEEISDIIESGTQYIQEEDVTTTAGQK; from the coding sequence ATGGCTGATTCAATATCAGAAAAAACTGTTATCGCCAATAGTAAACTGCAGGATAAGAGGTTAAAGAAGGCATTAAACACATGGGACCTTTACTTCCTAAGCCTTGGTGGCATAATTGGCTCAGGATGGCTTTTCGCTGCTGCAGCATCTGCAGGAACTACTGGACCTGCCGCTATTCTATCATGGATTATTGGCGGTGTCATAGTATTGTTTATCGCTCTTGTTTATGCTGAGCTTGGAAGCATGATACCCAGGACCGGAGCAATTAGCAGGTATGGTCACTATTCGCACGGTGGAGTAGCTGGATTGTTTTTCGGGTGGACCTATTTCCTCTCGGCTGTATCAGTGCCAGCTATAGAAGCTGAGGCTGTAATTACATATGCGAGTTCATATATTAAAGGGCTATCATATAGCGCTCCGAATCCCATAAATCCATCAGCGACTGTGGCCCTTTTAACCGGACTTGGAATATTGCTTGCCGCTATACTCATAGTTGCTTTCTTTGCATTAAACTACGCTGGTGTAAGGATAATGGGGAAAACAAATACAGGTATGACATGGTGGAAATTAATAATACCTTCAATAACTATAGTAATGCTTGCATTCCTTGTTTTTCACACCTCAAACTTCACCTCACCAGCACTCGGTGGATTCCTTCCAGGAAACAACAGCGCAACAATATTTGAAGCTGTTTCAACGGATGGGATAGTATTTTCGTTCCTGGGATTCAGGCAGGCACTTGATTATGGAGGAGAGGCAAAAACGCCGCAGAGGTCTATTCCAAGAGCCACAATTTTCTCTGTGCTGACAGGTATTGTTGTATATGTCCTGCTGCAGGTTGTTTTTATAGGGGCTATAGACCCAACTAAACTTGCAGCAGCCGGAGGATGGTTCGGGCTTGTATCATCAACCCCCACCACATATGCAGCCAGTGTTGTAGCAGCGCCATTTGCATTCCTTGCAAAAAGCTCTGGAATATTTGCACTTGTTGTCCTGACTTATGTATTATACGCAGACGCATACGTATCTCCAGCCGGTACACTTAATGTATACGCCGGAACTTCAACAAGAACCCTGTTCGGGTTAGCTGAAATCGGATATTTCCCGAAACAGCTTTCAGTTGTAAGCAAAAAGACCCATGTTCCTGTTCTGCCGATAATACTATCTGTGATCATCGGTATTATATTCCTTGCTCCATTCCCGAGCTGGTATGCCCTTGTAGGATTAATAACCGGAGCCACGGCATTCACATACATAGTGGGAGGATCAGCATTGATGGTGTTGAGAAGAGAAGCGGATGCACTGAAAAGGCCATTTAAACTCCCATTTGCCAAAATACTTGCCCCTATAGCTTTCATCGGTGCCACACTTATAGTATACTGGTCAGGATGGCCTACAATACCGTACCTAGCAATAGGAATATTCCTGGGCATTGTGGTTTACCTGATCATACTGGCAACACACAAAGTGGAGAACGTATTCACGAAAGAAAATATCAAAGCTGGATGGTGGGTACCTGGATTTATACTGGTCTTAACGCTTTTATCATACCTTGGAGAAGGAGACTATGGGGGAACAAATACTCTTCCATACCCATATGACTTTGTTGTGGTAATAATAGTAGCCATTATATTCTATCTGATATCCATAAGGTCTGGCTACAGGACAGAGGAAATAAGCGATATAATAGAATCAGGAACACAGTATATCCAGGAAGAGGATGTTACCACTACCGCAGGGCAAAAATAA
- the hemC gene encoding hydroxymethylbilane synthase — protein MPVTIGTRNSKLALIQANSVKDALESRGYEVNIKSYTSAGDSNKNIPLYRMSSTGVFVDELNERVLKGEIDLAVHSAKDIPSNIQKGLEITAVTGRDDFRDVLISRTPLEEMTAGSVIGTSSMRRIRQAMTVNPEITVSDIRGNIDTRISKYTEKKYTGIIIAMAAYKRMKLDIEHFILSEEQFLPAPNQGIIAIVGKSNSTASIISGEINDRETYRDMKNERFIATSLNLGCSMPVGILSKDGKIKTRFYSLDSDEHRDMVFSAENLDSVVEHIKEGISDYGYF, from the coding sequence ATGCCTGTAACAATTGGCACAAGAAATAGCAAACTTGCACTGATACAGGCAAACAGTGTGAAAGATGCCCTGGAATCCAGAGGTTATGAAGTTAACATAAAGAGCTACACATCTGCAGGTGACTCAAATAAAAATATTCCATTGTATCGCATGAGTTCTACCGGTGTTTTTGTGGATGAATTGAATGAACGGGTACTGAAAGGTGAGATTGACCTTGCAGTGCACAGCGCAAAAGACATTCCATCAAATATACAGAAAGGGCTTGAAATCACAGCAGTAACGGGAAGAGATGATTTCAGGGACGTTTTAATCTCACGGACACCATTGGAAGAAATGACAGCAGGTTCGGTAATAGGCACATCCAGCATGCGGCGGATCAGGCAAGCCATGACAGTGAATCCAGAAATAACTGTATCAGATATCAGGGGAAATATTGATACCAGGATATCAAAGTATACGGAAAAAAAATACACTGGCATCATCATTGCCATGGCTGCTTATAAACGGATGAAACTGGATATTGAACATTTTATCCTCTCTGAAGAACAATTCCTGCCAGCGCCGAACCAGGGTATAATTGCTATAGTTGGAAAAAGCAATTCCACTGCCTCCATTATATCTGGAGAAATCAATGACAGAGAAACATATAGAGACATGAAGAACGAACGGTTTATCGCTACATCATTAAATCTAGGGTGTTCCATGCCCGTTGGAATACTTTCAAAAGATGGAAAAATAAAAACAAGGTTCTATTCACTGGATTCTGATGAACACAGGGATATGGTGTTCAGTGCGGAAAACCTGGATTCTGTTGTAGAACATATAAAAGAGGGGATAAGTGACTATGGATACTTCTAA
- the hemL gene encoding glutamate-1-semialdehyde 2,1-aminomutase, which produces MRSSELFKEALELFPLGVNSPVRYYSPEPVMFAQGHGSKILDVNGKEYIDYSLGFGPMILGHANPDVSNHIKSQVDKGILFGSISENEIKLGKTIKNAVGSIERLRFTNSGTEATMHAIRLARGFTGKKYIVKMEGGYHGAHDYALIKSGSGTMTFGVPSSAGVPKEVSRTVLVGRYNDAESIEKLFKEHRNEIAAVITEPVLGNIGVINPENDFLNSLREITEKYSSLLIFDEVITGFRFGFKGYQDIAGIKPDLTTMGKIIGGGAPVGMFGGREDIMAHVAPQGDVYEAGTFSGNPLTMAAGIATLDQLKSKDYSAITNYAARLEEKLNSLISEYNIDATINRCHSMFQIFFNKNKVTDYKGATASDTEKFNKMFHMLLEKGIFFPPSQFETEFVSFAHSETDLESTVDAFSSVLKCL; this is translated from the coding sequence ATGAGATCATCGGAATTATTTAAGGAAGCGCTGGAACTGTTCCCTCTGGGCGTAAATTCACCTGTTAGATATTATTCACCTGAACCTGTAATGTTTGCCCAGGGGCATGGTTCGAAAATTTTAGATGTAAATGGAAAAGAATACATAGACTATTCCCTAGGATTCGGCCCTATGATACTGGGGCATGCAAACCCTGATGTTTCCAATCACATAAAATCACAGGTTGATAAAGGAATCTTATTTGGCTCTATAAGTGAGAATGAAATAAAACTTGGCAAAACCATAAAGAATGCTGTGGGTTCCATTGAAAGGCTAAGATTTACAAATTCCGGGACTGAAGCCACAATGCATGCCATAAGGCTGGCAAGAGGATTCACGGGGAAAAAGTACATTGTAAAAATGGAAGGCGGATACCACGGTGCACATGACTATGCCCTGATAAAATCCGGCAGTGGCACCATGACATTCGGAGTTCCATCTTCTGCAGGTGTACCGAAGGAAGTTTCCCGTACAGTGCTTGTTGGGAGATACAATGACGCTGAAAGCATTGAAAAGCTGTTCAAAGAACACAGGAATGAAATTGCTGCGGTAATTACAGAACCGGTTCTTGGAAATATCGGTGTTATAAATCCGGAGAATGATTTTTTGAACTCTCTACGGGAAATAACTGAGAAATATTCATCCCTGCTCATATTTGATGAAGTAATAACTGGCTTTAGATTCGGATTTAAGGGATATCAGGACATTGCAGGAATAAAACCTGATCTTACCACTATGGGAAAAATTATCGGGGGAGGCGCTCCTGTAGGCATGTTTGGCGGGCGCGAAGATATTATGGCGCATGTAGCCCCCCAGGGCGATGTATACGAAGCGGGAACGTTTTCGGGGAATCCTTTGACCATGGCTGCAGGAATTGCAACTCTTGACCAGTTAAAGAGCAAGGATTATTCAGCCATAACTAACTATGCAGCCAGGCTTGAAGAAAAACTTAACTCATTGATATCTGAGTACAATATTGATGCGACTATCAATAGATGCCACTCCATGTTCCAGATATTTTTCAATAAGAATAAGGTGACCGATTACAAGGGAGCAACAGCATCAGATACAGAAAAATTCAATAAAATGTTCCATATGTTACTGGAGAAGGGCATATTTTTCCCTCCAAGCCAGTTTGAAACCGAGTTTGTAAGTTTTGCCCACTCAGAAACTGATCTGGAATCTACCGTGGATGCCTTTTCATCGGTGTTGAAATGCCTGTAA
- a CDS encoding serine protein kinase RIO, protein MNDKSALKQLIESDEFSNRLNLDRKTYGLVFDRRTLNAIYEVIKKYDIDYIDFPISSGKESLIFNVKLRNGITRALKIYKMSTLKFSNTMEYIKGDYRFDKEKINRSNLVFVWAQKEFTNLQSLRDSGVHAPKPYGFYKNILLMSYLGSSKGPALQIKDLNGGFDEIYVKLREAIWKMYNKAGIVHADLSEYNILYYRNNPYIIDVGQSVSTKHPMALEFLKRDIKNISTFFIKKGVKCDPIELYSYVKGDTHA, encoded by the coding sequence ATGAACGATAAAAGTGCACTGAAGCAATTAATTGAATCGGATGAATTTTCCAACAGGCTCAATCTTGATAGGAAAACATACGGCCTTGTATTTGACAGGAGAACGTTAAATGCTATTTATGAAGTTATTAAAAAATATGATATAGATTACATTGATTTTCCAATTTCCAGCGGCAAGGAATCACTGATCTTCAATGTTAAGTTAAGAAATGGGATTACCAGGGCGCTTAAAATTTATAAAATGTCTACATTAAAATTTTCCAATACCATGGAATATATAAAAGGTGATTACCGGTTTGATAAGGAAAAAATTAACCGGTCAAATCTTGTATTTGTGTGGGCACAAAAGGAGTTTACAAATCTTCAAAGCCTCAGGGATTCTGGAGTCCATGCACCTAAGCCCTATGGATTCTATAAAAATATACTTCTAATGTCCTATCTTGGGAGTTCTAAAGGGCCAGCATTGCAAATTAAAGATCTCAATGGAGGTTTTGATGAAATTTATGTTAAATTGAGGGAGGCTATATGGAAGATGTATAATAAAGCCGGCATAGTCCATGCTGATCTCAGCGAATATAATATATTATATTACAGAAATAACCCATATATCATAGATGTTGGGCAATCGGTGTCCACAAAACATCCTATGGCACTGGAGTTCCTGAAAAGGGATATAAAAAATATATCAACATTTTTTATTAAAAAAGGGGTTAAATGTGACCCTATAGAACTCTATAGTTATGTTAAAGGTGATACACATGCTTGA
- a CDS encoding KH domain-containing protein, giving the protein MLEIGNIKVPFARIGVLIGKEGTVKAKIEEEGKAKLDIDSENAIVTVYQKNDPLKALMALNVVQAIARGFNPEKAMLLFDDSVQLIVISIKEFVNKDAKRIKEIRGRLIGKEGHTREIIEELTGTYISISGNTVSILGDFISIQYAREAVNMILQGRKHKTVYSYLEKNVGELKFRKMEESFGGS; this is encoded by the coding sequence ATGCTTGAAATAGGAAATATTAAAGTCCCCTTTGCCAGAATAGGGGTGCTTATAGGAAAGGAAGGGACAGTAAAAGCTAAAATAGAAGAAGAAGGCAAAGCCAAACTGGATATTGATTCAGAAAATGCAATAGTTACCGTATACCAGAAAAATGATCCATTGAAGGCCCTGATGGCATTAAACGTTGTTCAGGCTATAGCAAGGGGTTTCAATCCGGAAAAAGCCATGCTCTTATTTGATGACAGTGTTCAACTCATAGTAATATCCATTAAGGAATTTGTAAACAAAGATGCCAAAAGGATAAAAGAAATACGTGGGAGGTTAATAGGAAAAGAGGGGCATACGAGGGAGATAATTGAAGAATTAACAGGAACATATATTTCTATAAGTGGAAATACTGTTTCAATACTTGGTGATTTTATATCAATTCAATATGCAAGGGAAGCGGTAAACATGATTTTGCAGGGAAGAAAGCACAAAACCGTATACTCTTATCTTGAAAAAAATGTCGGAGAATTAAAGTTCAGGAAGATGGAAGAAAGCTTCGGCGGGAGTTGA
- a CDS encoding NusA-like transcription termination signal-binding factor: protein MNEITLDNQTIGFIKLFESYTRTNVFECLENEEMVLFVVGEHKLADIFKKHENIIADLKAKINKRIVMAEFSPDLLTFTKNLFYRYGVNEINLIWKDNITNIFVGIAPENIGKAIGKDSRNIKLMRDAISRYFKIKNVIIKQR, encoded by the coding sequence ATGAATGAAATAACACTGGATAATCAGACAATAGGATTTATAAAATTATTTGAAAGCTATACTAGAACTAACGTATTTGAATGCCTTGAAAACGAAGAGATGGTCCTCTTTGTTGTAGGTGAGCACAAACTGGCAGATATTTTTAAAAAACATGAAAATATAATTGCAGATTTAAAAGCAAAGATCAACAAAAGGATAGTCATGGCAGAGTTTTCCCCTGACCTTCTAACATTTACAAAGAATTTATTTTACAGGTATGGGGTAAATGAGATTAATCTCATATGGAAGGACAATATAACAAACATTTTTGTAGGAATAGCTCCGGAAAATATAGGTAAAGCTATCGGCAAAGATAGCAGAAACATAAAATTAATGAGGGATGCTATTTCCAGGTACTTTAAAATAAAAAATGTAATAATAAAGCAGAGATAA
- the eif1A gene encoding translation initiation factor eIF-1A encodes MDHKIEDNGENITRVITPNKRKGEIYGIVEKLSGASRLTVMCEDGSTRNCRIPGKMKKRMWIREGDLVIVKPWDFQDEKGDIIYRYTRTQALYLSRNRMLPEIIDVFNER; translated from the coding sequence ATGGATCATAAAATAGAAGATAATGGAGAAAATATTACGAGGGTTATTACACCCAATAAAAGAAAGGGAGAAATATACGGAATAGTTGAAAAATTATCCGGTGCATCACGCCTTACCGTTATGTGTGAGGATGGCTCAACAAGAAATTGCAGAATACCTGGCAAAATGAAAAAAAGGATGTGGATAAGGGAAGGCGACCTTGTTATTGTGAAACCATGGGATTTCCAGGATGAAAAGGGAGATATAATTTACAGGTACACAAGGACCCAGGCATTATACCTTAGCCGTAACAGGATGTTGCCAGAGATTATAGATGTATTCAATGAACGATAA